The DNA segment ATTAGCTTTTGGAGACTTTATAGGTTTTATCAATGCGTGGCTATACTGGAATGGTTCTTGGATCGGAAACGCTGCCGTTGTCATTGCAGTTGCCAGTTATTCAAGCGCTTTATTCCCGATTTTATCGCAAAATCATTTAGCTGCTTTTCTGTACACCAGTGGAATCTTATGGATTTTATAATAGGTGTAAAAAAGGCTGGATCAACTCAAACAACAATAACTGTTTTTGAAGTATGTCTTTTTTTGTTCTTCATAATCGTATCAGCAGTGCATTTCAAGTCAAGCAATGTAATGCCATTATTCCCTGCAGGAAAAGGCATGAATACTTTATCTGCAGCAGCCACTTCAACGCTGTGGGCATTTGTAGGACTTGAAACTGCGTCAATAACTGCTGAAGAAATCAAAAACCCTGAAAGAAACGTAAAATTAAGCACAATATTGGGGATATTAATAGCAGTAGTAATGTACCTTGCCATAAACCTCTCGGCAATGGGTGCAATGCCGCAAAGCCAGCTTGCAAAAAGTGCTTCTCCTATAGCTGACATCCTTAAACAGTTTTTAGGAAAAAACATTGCAAATGTCATAATAGTAGGCTCTGTAGTAAGTGTGCTCGGCACAACTGTCGGATGGCTTTTATCTACAGCTCGTGTGGCTTATGCGGCAGGTAAAGACGGCCTATTTCCAGAAATCTTTTCAAAAGTACATCCTAAATACAAGACTCCTCACGTGTCATTGATTATAGGATCGGTACTTGTAAATTTGCTATTGCTGATGAACTATACAAAATCTCTTGTTTCTGCGTTTAATTTCATAATATTGCTGGCAACTCTATCTTTCCTGCCCGTATACGCTTTTACAGCCGCATCTGAAATGATGCTTCTTATAAAAAGAGACAAAAATGTCAGCGTATTAGGCTTTATAAAAAATTCCATTGTTCCGCTTTTAGGATTTGCATACGCTATGTGGACAATATACGGATCTGGAGCCGAGACTGTCATGTACGGATTCATAATGCTTATGTGCGGCATACCATTCTATATATACATGAAGTACAAAAATAGCACAAAACTAAGCGAGATTCGAAAAGTCTTAGAATAATTATAAAATATAGGCTGCAAAATGCAGCCTTTTTTACATAGCTTTAATTTTCTTCTTTTACTGCGTTTGCTATAAGTGAAGCAAAATACTTAGCACCACTGGGCTCTAAGTGAACCGCATCGGGTGAAAAGAATGAATCGTGTCCATAACTGGCTTTATACCAGTCGACTAAAGTAGTATGTGGATATTCTGAAGACACTTTTGACAATGTCTCATTTACGATGCTTTCCCAGGGCCGTGGGACGCGAACATTTACCAATATTACGTGTTTTACGGGCTCTGCACTCTTTAAAAGCGACAAAAGCTGGTCTTCAGTGAAAGGCCCATTTGTTCCCAACTCAACTATCAAAGTATCTATTTTTCCCTTTGCTTTAAGGCTTTTCACGACATCTTTTGCCTGATACATTTGCCTGCCTACTTTGCCATCGATGGTGATTCCCGGCAGCATCTCCTCCAAATAAGGCTTCGTATCTATCAATATTGAGTCACCTATTATGGTTATGCCCTTTCCATCCTGTACAGGGCTGATTGTGGAATTACCGCTACTTGAGGCCGCTGAGCTGGGATTCCCTCCTTTATACGGATAGTATTTAATATCCCTTCTATTATCTGGCAGATTATCATTGTATCCCTGTAAATCACTGCTATTACTATTACCGCTTTCTACATAAGATGGTGAATCTGAAGCAGCATTTGCCGCACCTGAATTTAATGAAACTGATGCGCTGGCAGGTATGATTCCACTCATGCCCGCAATAAAAATACCCATTAAGCATACGGATAATGAAACTAAAGCAGATGTTTTAAGTGTAGGTAGTATTTTACCTTTTTCAAATCTCAATGATTTTAAGTCGTTTATGATTTTTTTAAGTGCCCCGTGCCTTATTGGATCCTCCACGTATTTCCATGACAAGGCAGAAATAACGATGATCATAAATACCTGCAATAGCGCCCGAATAGGGTCTAAGCCTTTCGTATCTACAGTTGGCGTCGTCAAAATAAGCACTGGAAAGTACCAAAGGTACACTCCATACGACCTTGCCCCCAACCATCTTAATGGACCGCATCCTAATATTTTTCCTAACAAGCTTTTAGGATGTGCTGACACAGCCACCACTACAGCAGTTATTATAGATAGCAAGTACATGCCGCCTTTATATACAAAAGAATCGTATTGATTGACGTACATAAGCATAGCAAAAACCGAAGCTATTGCCAAAAAGCCAATCGCATCATAAATCAATACTTTTCTTTTAGCCTCAGTGTGAGAAAATTTGTTGCTGGGCAGAATCAGTGCTAAAGCTGAACCTAAAAGAAGCCCAAAAGCGCGAGTATCGGTGCCATAATACACACGGCTGGGATCCATTCCTGGAATGTACATCATACCCATTGCTAAGGCAGAAAGCGCAGAAAGCAGCAAAGTGATAATAAAAATGTGCTTTTTCTTCTTTATATACTTAAATGCCGCAATCAAAGCTAATGGCCAAATAAGGTAAAACTGTCCTTCAACAGCCAGTGACCATAGATTGCCAAACGTTGATTGTGGCCCAAATTTAGCAAAGTAAGATACCTTGTGGAATATAAGCCACCAATTGTTGACATAAAGCAAACTTGTTATAGCATCACCTTTAATAGATGAAAGCCTTGAAGCGTCGAAAAGCGTAACATAAGAGACGACTACAATTATCATGATAAAGAGGGCTGGAAACAGCCTCAACATCCTGCGCTTCCAAAAATTTTTTAAATCAACTTTATTGTTTTTCTCCCATTCTGATGCAATTATATTTGTTATCAAGTATCCTGACAACACAAAAAATATGCTGACGCCAAAAAAACCACCTTGCAAAAAAGTCAGATTAAGATGATACCCAATGACAGCAAGTACAGCTAAAGCCCGTAGCCCGTCAAGTCCTGCCATGTATCTTGCGTTTTCGTTTAAAGGCTTTGGCACTGAAATCCCCTCCTAAGATCCCTCACAATAAAAAGCAATTTGCAACAAAATTCTTCATCATTCATCTAAAACAGCCATTTTTCTATGAATCCATTATATATTATCAATATTACAACAGCATTACAACTGATAAACAAAATATAAATATCTTATAAATATTTATTAATAAAAAGAGCCCTTTATACGTTAAAGAGCTCTTTAAAACTTTTTATTTTATTCTTCCAGCAGTTCTTTGACTATATTTATGCCATTAAGCTTCATGTGGTATAGAAACATAGTATGTGTTAAGTCGCCATCGTGTGGAACTATTTTCAGCCTTTCCGCCGTCTTCACACTTATATCATAAGTCTCAACACAATTTTCAGGCACAATCACATTGGCACTTAAATTATTGGCATTTGCAATCATCTTTATAGAAATCGCCGTCTGATATACACACAAATCAGTGCAATTACCTACGATGATAAATGTAGATTTGCCTCCTTTTATCATATCAAATATCTTTCTCAAAAACTCATTCCCATCGCCATCTTCTCCGCCGAAAAAAACATTTAGCGAATTTTTCTCGTACACATTCGGCTTGTCCTTGACTACTTCTAAAAGCTCCTCTACAATACGGCTTTCATCAGTTCCTTTGACACAATGTTCTGGATAATTCGCAAATTCTGCAGCGCCTTTGACATGTGCATCATTTACAAACATCACATTCTTTATGCCCATTCTGTATGAAGCTTTAATGAGGCTCTTTATATGTTCTATAATCCCTCCTATTCGAGGACTTGACAAAGCTCCATTTTTGCAAAAACCATTTATCATGTCAACGACTATAATCGACACATTGTCAGCACTTCCGGCATCTTTTATGACGGTGCTTAACTTCATGTCATCTAAGTTGCTATAAAAATCAAACAAATAATTCAAAAAAGGTCTTGTATTGTACAAAAAGCTATCAAAATTCATTTTCATGGCCTCCTTTCATCTTATATTTATTGTATACCATTTAATCTATGCAGTAAAATGTCTCACGGGAAGACCCCACAAGTTTGCCATCTTGATTGTATGCATCACATACTGCAACAGCAGTCGTCTTGCCCATGTGGATGATCTTCCCTATTGCCTTGATCCTGTCTTTGTCTTTTAATGGCTTTATATAGTTTATGTTCATCTCGAGAGTCACCATGTTTTTCCCCATCGTCTTTGCAGCAATTCCCATAGCTGTATCCATGAGAGAAAAAAGTACACCGCCGTGAGCAATCCCAAAGATATTTAGATGTTTCTCGGAAATCGTCATTTCCATCGTCACTTTACCACTGCCAAGCTCAGCAATCTCCATGCCGATTAGATTGTGAAACTGAGCTTTTTGGTTCAACTCGATTATTTCTTTGAATAATTCTTCATTTATACCGAGATTTTTAGCTT comes from the Thermoanaerobacterium aotearoense genome and includes:
- a CDS encoding APC family permease, which translates into the protein MDFIIGVKKAGSTQTTITVFEVCLFLFFIIVSAVHFKSSNVMPLFPAGKGMNTLSAAATSTLWAFVGLETASITAEEIKNPERNVKLSTILGILIAVVMYLAINLSAMGAMPQSQLAKSASPIADILKQFLGKNIANVIIVGSVVSVLGTTVGWLLSTARVAYAAGKDGLFPEIFSKVHPKYKTPHVSLIIGSVLVNLLLLMNYTKSLVSAFNFIILLATLSFLPVYAFTAASEMMLLIKRDKNVSVLGFIKNSIVPLLGFAYAMWTIYGSGAETVMYGFIMLMCGIPFYIYMKYKNSTKLSEIRKVLE
- a CDS encoding acyltransferase family protein; the encoded protein is MPKPLNENARYMAGLDGLRALAVLAVIGYHLNLTFLQGGFFGVSIFFVLSGYLITNIIASEWEKNNKVDLKNFWKRRMLRLFPALFIMIIVVVSYVTLFDASRLSSIKGDAITSLLYVNNWWLIFHKVSYFAKFGPQSTFGNLWSLAVEGQFYLIWPLALIAAFKYIKKKKHIFIITLLLSALSALAMGMMYIPGMDPSRVYYGTDTRAFGLLLGSALALILPSNKFSHTEAKRKVLIYDAIGFLAIASVFAMLMYVNQYDSFVYKGGMYLLSIITAVVVAVSAHPKSLLGKILGCGPLRWLGARSYGVYLWYFPVLILTTPTVDTKGLDPIRALLQVFMIIVISALSWKYVEDPIRHGALKKIINDLKSLRFEKGKILPTLKTSALVSLSVCLMGIFIAGMSGIIPASASVSLNSGAANAASDSPSYVESGNSNSSDLQGYNDNLPDNRRDIKYYPYKGGNPSSAASSSGNSTISPVQDGKGITIIGDSILIDTKPYLEEMLPGITIDGKVGRQMYQAKDVVKSLKAKGKIDTLIVELGTNGPFTEDQLLSLLKSAEPVKHVILVNVRVPRPWESIVNETLSKVSSEYPHTTLVDWYKASYGHDSFFSPDAVHLEPSGAKYFASLIANAVKEEN
- a CDS encoding cysteine hydrolase family protein is translated as MNFDSFLYNTRPFLNYLFDFYSNLDDMKLSTVIKDAGSADNVSIIVVDMINGFCKNGALSSPRIGGIIEHIKSLIKASYRMGIKNVMFVNDAHVKGAAEFANYPEHCVKGTDESRIVEELLEVVKDKPNVYEKNSLNVFFGGEDGDGNEFLRKIFDMIKGGKSTFIIVGNCTDLCVYQTAISIKMIANANNLSANVIVPENCVETYDISVKTAERLKIVPHDGDLTHTMFLYHMKLNGINIVKELLEE
- a CDS encoding PaaI family thioesterase, translated to MEAKNLGINEELFKEIIELNQKAQFHNLIGMEIAELGSGKVTMEMTISEKHLNIFGIAHGGVLFSLMDTAMGIAAKTMGKNMVTLEMNINYIKPLKDKDRIKAIGKIIHMGKTTAVAVCDAYNQDGKLVGSSRETFYCID